The Cloeon dipterum chromosome X, ieCloDipt1.1, whole genome shotgun sequence genome includes a window with the following:
- the LOC135945543 gene encoding acyl-CoA synthetase short-chain family member 3, mitochondrial produces the protein MSDGVVLQQGEGVEQVDQNFQLRRSASWGVPPENPEEADIPSDDEDIIEAREKRLANKPANSSKGQLDLYKEVMRRSLQEPEKFWAQVASEIYWNKPWDKVLDNSKVPFTHWFSGGELNVCYNAVDRHVLAGRGDKVALIHDSPVTNSLRHVTYRELQQQVSLLAGALLNLDVVKGDRVLIYMPMIPEAIIAMLASARIGAIHSVVFGGFAARELCARLEHCRPKVVILANCGVEPSRVVPYRAILHQALAMCRSSLLEPPPGEGLTCLLYQRPGVLCPTTPTALLPPGVRIVAWEAALARAEPAPCLPVESSHPLYILYTSGTTAHPKGVLRPSGGHAAVLGWTMRTIYGMGSDEVWWAASDMGWVVGHSYSCYAPLINGNTSLMYEGKPDRTPDAGQYFRLIERHRVSALFTAPTALRIIKREDAGIVLGRKHNVNSLKYLFVAGEHCDSGTRLWAEKAFKVPVLNHWWQTETGHAITATAVGLGHSLKPPEFSTGMPFAGFDVRVLREDGSEADRGELGRIACKLPLPPGVMSTLYEANGRFKTTYFGKYEGFYDTMDAGYIDEDGYVYVTARDDDIINVAGHRLSTNAIEDVVMTHSCVVDAAVVGVPDPTKGQTPLCLYVMAPGNCSSEEGLNQELFQLVREMIGPIAAFNKAVAVQAIPRTRSGKIPRNSIAQLASSKLTKIPSTVEDPNVYFELATTLQRIGLANNAKLR, from the exons ATGTCCGACGGAGTAGTTTTGCAGCAGGGTGAAGGGGTTGAGCAGGTGGACCAAAATTTCCAACTACGACGAAGTGCCTCCTGGGGAGTGCCACCTGAAAATCCTGAAGAAGCCG ACATTCCCTCTGATGACGAGGACATTATTGAGGCCAGAGAAAAGCGTCTGGCCAACAAGCCGGCCAACTCATCCAAAGGCCAGTTGGATTTGTACAAGGAGGTGATGCGACGAAGCCTTCAAGAGCCAGAAAAGTTTTGGGCGCAGGTGGCCAGCGAAATTTACTGGAACAAGCCCTGGGACAAAGTTTTGGACAACTCAAAGGTGCCCTTTACCCACTG GTTTTCTGGTGGAGAGTTAAACGTTTGTTACAACGCCGTCGACCGACACGTCCTGGCAGGCAGGGGCGATAAAGTCGCCCTGATCCACGACAGTCCAGTCACTAACTCACTGCGACATGTCACCTACAgagagctgcagcagcag GTCAGTCTTCTTGCTGGAGCCTTGCTCAACCTTGACGTTGTCAAAGGGGACCGAGTTCTCATTTACATGCCAATGATCCCAGAAGCGATTATTGCTATGCTGGCTTCCGCCAGAATCGGAGCTATCCACTCAGTTGTTTTTGGAG GGTTTGCGGCGAGGGAGCTGTGCGCGCGTCTGGAGCACTGTCGGCCAAAGGTTGTGATCCTGGCAAACTGCGGTGTGGAGCCATCCAGGGTGGTGCCATACAGGGCCATCCTGCACCAGGCACTGGCAATGTGCCGCTCCTCGCTGCTGGAGCCGCCGCCGGGCGAGGGGCTCACCTGCCTGCTGTACCAGCGGCCAGGAGTGCTCTGCCCCACTACACCAACCGCCCTGCTGCCCCCGGGAGTCAGAATCGTGGCCTGGGAGGCCGCCCTCGCCAGGGCTGAGCCAGCGCCTTGCCTGCCTGTTGAGTCCTCGCATCCCTTGTACATTCTCTACACTTCAGGCACTACGGCACATCCCAAG GGTGTTCTTCGCCCATCAGGTGGCCACGCCGCTGTCCTCGGCTGGACAATGAGAACAATCTACGGCATGGGATCAGACGAAGTGTGGTGGGCCGCGTCTGATATGGGTTGGGTCGTGGGACACTCCTACAGCTGCTACGCACCGCTGATAAACGGAAACACATCTCTCATGTACGAGGGAAAGCCAGACAGGACGCCAGACGCAGGGCAGTACTTCAG actGATTGAGCGGCACAGAGTCAGCGCCCTTTTTACCGCGCCAACAGCTCTTCGTATTATTAAACGAGAGGATGCTGGGATTGTCCTTGGAAGAAAACATAATGTTAACTC tCTCAAGTACTTGTTTGTCGCTGGTGAGCATTGTGACTCTGGGACCAGACTATGGGCCGAAAAGGCTTTCAAG GTGCCAGTTTTGAACCACTGGTGGCAGACAGAAACTGGGCACGCCATCACGGCCACTGCTGTTGGTTTGGGCCATTCCTTGAAACCCCCAGAATTCAGCACTGGAATGCCATTTGCAGGTTTTGATG TTCGCGTTTTGAGGGAGGATGGGAGCGAAGCTGACCGTGGAGAACTGGGAAGGATCGCTTGTAAGCTGCCTTTGCCGCCAGGTGTGATGAGCACCCTGTACGAGGCTAATGGCAGGTTCAAGACTACCTACTTTGGCAAATACGAG GGTTTCTATGACACAATGGACGCCGGTTACATTGACGAAGACGGCTACGTGTACGTCACGGCGAGGGATGACGACATTATCAACGTGGCTGGACACCGGCTGTCGACGAACGCTATCGAGGACGTGGTGATGACCCACTCCTGCGTGGTGGATGCTGCGGTGGTCGGCGTTCCAGACCCCACTAAGGGTCAAACTCCTCTTTGCCTCTATGTAATGGCGCCAG GAAATTGTTCATCAGAAGAAGGCCTAAACCAAGAGCTTTTCCAACTCGTGAGAGAGATGATCGGCCCGATTGCTGCATTCAACAAGGCCGTGGCGGTGCAGGCCATTCCCCGGACTCGCTCAGGCAAAATTCCTCGCAATTCGATAGCCCAGTTGGCCTCATCAAAACTTACCAAG ATTCCAAGCACCGTGGAAGAtccaaatgtttattttgagtTAGCAACCACTTTGCAGAGAATCGGTTTGGCAAATAACGCAAAACTGCGGTGA